The genomic segment GCTGCGGCACGTCTCCCGGCCGGGTCTGGTCGTACCCACCGGCCAGGGCGGACGGATCCCGCCAGGTCCACGGGTTGAACGGCTGCATCGGTGGCACCTCCGTCGAATCGGCTCGACAGAACAGTGCCCCGGGGGCGGAAACGGAAACGCGCGCCGCGTCGCCCGCCGGCCCGACCTGGGCGTACGGCCCCGCTGGCATACTGGCCGACCATGGTCCTGTCACGGGGTTGGTCGCTGTTCCTGGTCGCCGTCGGTGTCTGGACGTGGGCGATCTGGCCGAGGTTCGCCGTCGCCATCTGGAACGACGAGCGCGCCTGGTCGGCCGGGGTCGTGGGCGAAGGCAGCCCGACGAGCTTCCTGTGGGTGCACGCCCTGCTCATCGGCGCCTCCCTGGCGATCGGCACGACGGTGGGAGTCCTGGGCGTTCGCGCCTACCGGGCCTCTCGCCGCCCGTCCCCCTCCTCGCTCTCGGGCCAGCCCCGATGATCAAGGAGTTTGTGTCCGCCGGGACCGCGGATCAGGACGCGAACTCCTTGATCGTGAGTGCGGCGCACGGGTGTGACGCGCGCCGCTACCCCTGGATTTGACGTTCAAACCCGCAGACGCGTAACTTTCTCTCTGCCAGCGCGGAACGGGGCAAACGGGACGAAAGCCCGGGAGCGTCGAACCAGGCTGGTGCCGGGCTCGACCGAGGCTTAACGCCTTGCGAGGGCGCGGCCCGGGCGAGGCCCGCCGAAACGCCGCAGGGCGGATTTGGCGGAGCGGAACCGACCGGGTAAGGTTGTCGACCGGCAGGGAAACGGACGAGCTCGCGGGAAACCGCAGCGGCCGGCCTGCCAAATCCGATGATCATCGCAGCGGGTGACTGCTGCGCGTGCTCAGCGGCGCCGACCCGTACGAAGCATGACAGACCGGGACACACGGTTTGACACGGCAGAGACGGTGAGGTAACGTAGTAAAAGTGCCCGGCGCGAGCGCGCCGGGTGAACGAACGAAATACCCCGGTCGGGGTTCCGCTGGTGCGGTGCTTCTGGTTGGTGTGTGGTTGTTCTTTGAGAACTCAACAGGGTGCTTGTAAAGCCAGTGCCAATTGTTTTATACCCCGGACTGGTCAGGCTGTTGTCTGATTTGGTTGGGATTCCTTTGGCAACACTTTTGTTGCCAGGACATTGTGTCCGACAGAGTTTTTGTTGGAGAGTTTGATCCTGGCTCAGGACGAACGCTGGCGGCGTGCTTAACACATGCAAGTCGAGCGGAAAGGCCCTTCGGGGTACTCGAGCGGCGAACGGGTGAGTAACACGTGAGCAACCTGCCCCAGGCTTTGGGATAACCCCGGGAAACCGGGGCTAATACCGAATATGACCTCCGATCGCATGGTTGGTGGTGGAAAGTTTTTCGGCTTGGGATGGGCTCGCGGCCTATCAGCTTGTTGGTGGGGTGATGGCCTACCAAGGCGACGACGGGTAGCCGGCCTGAGAGGGCGACCGGCCACACTGGGACTGAGACACGGCCCAGACTCCTACGGGAGGCAGCAGTGGGGAATATTGCACAATGGGCGGAAGCCTGATGCAGCGACGCCGCGTGAGGGATGACGGCCTTCGGGTTGTAAACCTCTTTCAGCAGGGACGAAGCGTAAGTGACGGTACCTGCAGAAGAAGCGCCGGCCAACTACGTGCCAGCAGCCGCGGTAAGACGTAGGGCGCGAGCGTTGTCCGGATTTATTGGGCGTAAAGAGCTCGTAGGCGGCTTGTCGCGTCGACTGTGAAAACCCGCAGCTCAACTGCGGGCCTGCAGTCGATACGGGCAGGCTAGAGTTCGGTAGGGGAGACTGGAATTCCTGGTGTAGCGGTGAAATGCGCAGATATCAGGAGGAACACCGGTGGCGAAGGCGGGTCTCTGGGCCGATACTGACGCTGAGGAGCGAAAGCGTGGGGAGCGAACAGGATTAGATACCCTGGTAGTCCACGCTGTAAACGTTGGGCGCTAGGTGTGGGGGGCCTCTCCGGTTCCCTGTGCCGCAGCTAACGCATTAAGCGCCCCGCCTGGGGAGTACGGCCGCAAGGCTAAAACTCAAAGGAATTGACGGGGGCCCGCACAAGCGGCGGAGCATGCGGATTAATTCGATGCAACGCGAAGAACCTTACCTGGGTTTGACATGGCCGCAAAACTGTCAGAGATGGCAGGTCCTTCGGGGGCGGTCACAGGTGGTGCATGGCTGTCGTCAGCTCGTGTCGTGAGATGTTGGGTTAAGTCCCGCAACGAGCGCAACCCTCGTTCGATGTTGCCAGCGCGTTATGGCGGGGACTCATCGAAGACTGCCGGGGTCAACTCGGAGGAAGGTGGGGATGACGTCAAGTCATCATGCCCCTTATGTCCAGGGCTTCACGCATGCTACAATGGCCGGTACAATGGGCTGCGATACCGTGAGGTGGAGCGAATCCCAAAAAGCCGGTCTCAGTTCGGATCGGGGTCTGCAACTCGACCCCGTGAAGTCGGAGTCGCTAGTAATCGCAGATCAGCAACGCTGCGGTGAATACGTTCCCGGGCCTTGTACACACCGCCCGTCACGTCACGAAAGTCGGCAACACCCGAAGCCGGTGGCCCAACCCTTGTGGAGGGAGCCGTCGAAGGTGGGGCTGGCGATTGGGACGAAGTCGTAACAAGGTAGCCGTACCGGAAGGTGCGGCTGGATCACCTCCTTTCTAAGGAGCACCATCCACCGAAAGGTGGCATGGAGCCCGCGGCCCGCGGATGTCGGGTCGGGGTGCTCAGATGGCGGAGACACTGGCAAGTCTGCTGCCGGCAACGGCCAGAAATTTTCCTAGTACAGCTGCTCCTCGGAGCGGTGGGAACGGGGTTCTGGTGCGGCTGGTGGCGGATGTAAGCACCCTGTTGGGTCCTGAAAGAACAACCCGAGCGGTTGTCTTTCAGAGCCGAAGTCCGAGGTGATGCCTCGGGATGGCGCCAGGCGCGGCCTGGTCTCGCAAACCGTAACCATGTGGTGGTTGTAGGTGTGGGGCTGTGGGTTGTGGGTTGGTTGTTTGTTGAGAATTGCACAGTGGACGCGAGCATCTTTGTGGTCAAGTTGTCAAGGGCGAACGGTGGATGCCTTGGCACCAGGAGCCGATGAAGGACGTGGGAGGCCGCGATAGGCCTGGGGGAGCTGTCAACCAAGCTGTGATCCCAGGGTGTCCGAATGGGGAAACCCGGCATCAGTCATGTGATGTCACCCGCACCTGAACACATAGGGTGTGTGGGGGGAACGCGGGGAAGTGAAACATCTCAGTACCCGTAGGAAGAGAAAACAAATTAGTGATTCCGTGAGTAGTGGCGAGCGAAAGCGGATTGAGGCTAAACCGGCGGCGTGTGATACCTGTCAGGGGTTGCGTGGTCGGGGTTGTGGGACCCTGCTCAACAGACTGACATCTGTTGGAGAAGTTACAAAGCCAGTGGCTAGTCGAACAGTCTGGAATGGCTGACCGTAGACGGTGATAGTCCGGTAGGTGAAAGTTGCTGGTCTTCTGTGGGTGTTCCCGAGTAGCGGCGGACTCCTGAAATCTGCCGTGAATCTGCCAGGACCACCTGGTAAGCCTAAATACTTCCTGGTGACCGATAGCGGACGAGTACCGTGAGGGAATGGTGAAAAGTACCCCGGGAGGGGAGTGAAATAGTACCTGAAACCGTTCGCCTACAATCCGTCGGAGCCTTGCGGGGTGACGGCGTGCCTTTTGAAGAATGAGCCTGCGAGTTAGTGGCATGTGGCGAGGTTAACCCGTGTGGGGGAGCCGTAGCGAAAGCGAGTCTGAATAGGGCGTTTTTAGTCGCATGCTCTAGACCCGAAGCGGAGTGATCTAGCCATGGGCAGGCTGAAGCGCGGGTAAGACCGCGTGGAGGGCCGAACCCACCAACGTTGAAAAGTTGGGGGATGACCTGTGGTTAGGGGTGAAAGGCCAATCAAACTCCGTGATAGCTGGTTCTCCCCGAAATGCATTTAGGTGCAGCGTCGCGTGTTTCTTGCCGGAGGTAGAGCACTGGATGGTCTAGGGGGCCCACAAGCTTACCGAAATCAGCCAAACTCCGAATGCCGGTAAGTGAGAGCGCGGCAGTGAGACTGCGGGGGATAAGCTTCGTAGTCGAGAGGGAAACAGCCCAGATCACCAGCTAAGGCCCCTAAGCGTGTGCTAAGTGGAAAAGGATGTGGGGTCGCATAGACAACCAGGAGGTTGGCTTAGAAGCAGCCACCCTTTAAAGAGTGCGTAATAGCTCACTGGTCAAGTGGTTCCGCGCCGACAATGTAGCGGGGCTCAAGCACACCGCCGAAGCTGTGGCATTCACATTTCAACTTCGTGCCTCCTTGATGGGGTATGCAGGTGTGTGGATGGGTAGGGGAGCGTCGTGCCGGGGGTGAAGCAGCGGGGTGACCCAGTTGTGGACGCGGCACGAGTGAGAATGCAGGCATGAGTAGCGAAAGAAGGGTGAGAAACCCTTCCGCCGGATGACCAAGGGTTCCAGGGCCAGGCTAATCCGCCCTGGGTGAGTCGGGACCTAAGGCGAGGCCGAGAGGCGTAGTCGATGGACAACGGGTTGATATTCCCGTACCCGCGAAAGAGCGACCCTGACGAACCTCGTTGTGCTAACCACCCGAACCGCCGGTGGTCTTCGGACCAATGGTGGGGAGCGTGGGAACCTGGCGGGTAGTAGTCAAGCGATGGGGTGACGCAGGAAGGTAGCTGAGCCCGGCCGGTGGTTGTGCCGGGGTAAGCGTGTAGGCCGGTGTGTAGGCAAATCCGCACACCATCAGGGCTGAGACGTGATGCCGAGCCGATTCAGGTGAAGTCAGTGATCCTATGCTGCCGAGAAAAGCCTCTAGCGAGTTCTTAGCGGCCCGTACCCCAAACCGACACAGGTGGTCAGGTAGAGAATACCGAGGCGATCGGGCGAACTGTGGTTAAGGAACTCGGCAAATTGCCCCCGTAACTTAGGGAGAAGGGGGGCCGGAGACGTGAAGCCCCGCGCGGGTGGAGCGTTGTATGGCCGCAGAGAGCAGGGGGAAGCGACTGTTTACTAAAAACACAGGTCCATGCGAAGAAGTAATTCGATGTATATGGACTGACGCCTGCCCGGTGCTGGAACGTTAAGGGGACCTGTTAGCTCTTCGGGGCGAAGCGGAGAACTTAAGCGCCAGTAAACGGCGGTGGTAACTATAACCATCCTAAGGTAGCGAAATTCCTTGTCGGGTAAGTTCCGACCTGCACGAATGGCGTAACGACTTCCCCACTGTCTCAACCACAGGCCCGGCGAAATTGCATTACGAGTAAAGATGCTCGTTACGCGCGGCAGGACGGAAAGACCCCGGGACCTTTACTATAGCTTGACATTGGTATCTGAATTAGCTTGTGTAGGATAGGTGGGAGCCGGTGAAGTCCATACGCCAGTATGGGTGGAGGCAATCTTGAAATACCACTCTGGTTGATTTGGGTATCTAACTTCGGACCGTTATCCGGTTCAGGGACAGTGTCTGGTGGGTAGTTTAACTGGGGCGGTTGCCTCCTAAAGGGTAACGGAGGCGCCCAAAGGTTCCCTCAGCCTGGTTGGCAATCAGGTGTTGAGTGCAAGTGCACAAGGGAGCTTGACTGTGAGACTGACAGGTCGAGCAGGGACGAAAGTCGGGACTAGTGATCCGGCACTGGCATGTGGAAGCGGTGTCGCTCAACGGATAAAAGGTACCCCGGGGATAACAGGCTGATCTTCCCCAAGAGTCCATATCGACGGGATGGTTTGGCACCTCGATGTCGGCTCGTCGCATCCTGGGGCTGTAGCAGGTCCCAAGGGTTGGGCTGTTCGCCCATTAAAGCGGTACGCGAGCTGGGTTTAGAACGTCGTGAGACAGTTCGGTCCCTATCCGCCGTGCGCGTAGGATACTTGAGAAGGGCTGTCCCTAGTACGAGAGGACCGGGACGGACGAACCTCTGGTGTGCCAGTTGTCCCGCCAGGGGCACGGCTGGTTAGCTACGTTCGGAAGGGATAACCGCTGAAAGCATCTAAGCGGGAAGCTCGCTTCAAGATGAGGTATCCCACCCACATTGTGGGGTAAGGCCCCCAGCTAGACGACTGGGTTGATAGGCCGGAAATGTAAGCCCGGTAACGGGTTCAGTTGACCGGTACTAATAGGCCGAGGACTTGACTACCAAGCTGCTACGCGTCCACTGTGCAACTCTGAACAAACCACCACCCACCAGGGTTGGTTGACATGTTCATAGAGTTACGGCGGTCATGGCGGAGGGGAAACGCCCGGTAACATTCCGAACCCGGAAGCTAAGCCCTCCAGCGCCGATGGTACTGCACTCGGGAGGGTGTGGGAGAGTAGGACACCGCCGGACAATCTTTCAAATTCAGGGCCACCCCCAAACGGGGGTGGCCCTGAATTGCGTTTCCCACCGGAATTGCCACGACGGGCCGCCTCGGTCTCGTACCGTCGAGCCGGGACCCGTCGACACACGCGCGCCCGCCGGCCTCGGTGGCGCGAAAACGTGACGTGCCGTACGCCGGTTCCACGATCGGGGCCGACCACACGGGGTACAGGAGTGGGCATGGAGATCGGAATCATCGGATCAGGGCACATCGGGGGCACGCTCACCCGTCGTCTGCGTTCACTCGGTCACGACGTCGCGGTGGCCAACTCCCGCGGGCCGGAGAGCCTGTCCGACCTCGCCGCCGAGACCGGCGCCCGGGCGGTGTCGGTGGAGGAGGCCGTGCGGGGCGCCGAGCTGGTGGTCGTCGCGATCCCGCTGAAGGCGGTGCCGCAGCTGCCGGCGCCGCTGTTCGACGGCAAGCTCGTGGTGGACGCCAACAACTACTACCCCCAGCGGGACGGCGACATCGCCGAGCTGCTTGACCGCAGCCTCAGCTCCAGCCGCTGGACCGCCGATCACCTCAAGGGCGCGCGCGTGGTGAAGGTCTTCAACAACGTCCAGGCCGCGCACCTGATGGACGAGGGCAAGCCGGCGGGTACGGCCGGCCGGATCGCACTGCCGGTGGCCGGTGACGACGCCGACGCCAAGCGGATCGTCATGGGCCTGGTGGACGACCTGGGCTTCGACCCGGTCGACGCAGGCACCCTGGACGAGAGCTGGCGGCAGCAGCCGGACACGCCCGT from the Micromonospora sp. WMMA1947 genome contains:
- a CDS encoding NAD(P)-binding domain-containing protein, yielding MEIGIIGSGHIGGTLTRRLRSLGHDVAVANSRGPESLSDLAAETGARAVSVEEAVRGAELVVVAIPLKAVPQLPAPLFDGKLVVDANNYYPQRDGDIAELLDRSLSSSRWTADHLKGARVVKVFNNVQAAHLMDEGKPAGTAGRIALPVAGDDADAKRIVMGLVDDLGFDPVDAGTLDESWRQQPDTPVYGTDRDADGVREGLAAARP